A portion of the Marinobacter alexandrii genome contains these proteins:
- a CDS encoding polyprenyl synthetase family protein yields the protein MKNLLAKLEEEIAALSFGNNPPNLYDPIRYILSLGGKRLRPMLVLLGYGLKKENLEEAISPALAVEIFHNFTLMHDDIMDEAPIRRGQPTVHEKWNNTVAILSGDTMMVKAYDQLLTGPKESLADAIQKFNKCAVEVCEGQQLDMNFEELETVTEEQYIEMIRLKTAVLLGFSLEYGGLLAGMDKEELTQLNAVGEKAGIGFQLMDDLLDVYGDKAKFGKQVGGDIVSNKKTYLLIKALELANGDQRKELDRWLSASDFDVEEKVEAVKKVYGELGIFELTQTKMNAYYDEAFQLLEELNVRKEGKKALVEFFEKLMKRER from the coding sequence ATGAAAAATCTACTTGCTAAGCTGGAAGAAGAAATTGCTGCCCTATCATTTGGCAACAACCCTCCTAATCTTTACGACCCTATCCGGTACATCCTTTCCTTAGGAGGAAAGCGCCTGCGTCCGATGCTTGTTTTACTTGGCTATGGCCTCAAAAAAGAAAATTTGGAGGAGGCTATTTCTCCTGCTCTGGCCGTTGAGATCTTCCACAACTTCACTTTGATGCATGATGATATCATGGATGAAGCTCCTATCAGAAGAGGGCAGCCAACCGTCCACGAGAAATGGAACAATACAGTAGCCATATTGAGTGGCGATACCATGATGGTTAAAGCTTATGATCAACTACTCACCGGGCCGAAAGAGTCACTTGCTGATGCGATTCAAAAGTTCAATAAATGCGCAGTAGAGGTATGTGAAGGTCAGCAACTAGATATGAACTTTGAGGAGTTGGAAACAGTCACCGAAGAGCAGTATATAGAAATGATCCGGTTGAAAACGGCAGTCTTACTTGGGTTTAGTTTGGAATATGGAGGATTGCTTGCCGGGATGGATAAAGAAGAATTAACTCAATTGAATGCTGTTGGGGAAAAAGCGGGAATTGGCTTCCAATTAATGGATGATTTATTGGACGTCTATGGAGACAAAGCTAAGTTCGGTAAGCAGGTAGGAGGAGATATTGTATCCAACAAAAAGACGTATTTATTGATCAAAGCGCTGGAGCTTGCTAATGGTGATCAAAGAAAAGAATTGGATAGATGGCTGTCCGCCTCGGACTTTGATGTCGAAGAAAAAGTAGAAGCAGTCAAAAAAGTATATGGCGAGCTAGGCATTTTTGAGCTGACTCAAACCAAGATGAATGCATACTATGATGAGGCATTTCAGTTATTGGAAGAACTGAATGTAAGAAAAGAAGGAAAGAAAGCGCTAGTTGAATTTTTTGAAAAATTGATGAAGCGAGAAAGGTAG
- a CDS encoding ankyrin repeat domain-containing protein, with protein MSSDFNKDFMIRSGDFKGFIHSVMNEDIDGVAYYISIGMDVNFLHPEIMTNPLIEATKVGNIEIVQLLLDNGANPKIVSQLGESPIKIAKSLRNKELISLLKRR; from the coding sequence ATGAGTAGCGATTTCAATAAGGATTTTATGATACGATCAGGTGATTTTAAAGGATTCATCCACTCTGTAATGAATGAAGATATAGATGGAGTGGCTTACTACATTTCCATCGGAATGGATGTTAACTTTCTACACCCTGAAATCATGACCAATCCACTCATAGAGGCTACCAAAGTTGGCAATATTGAAATCGTTCAACTGTTATTAGACAATGGAGCAAATCCGAAGATTGTTTCCCAGCTAGGAGAATCTCCGATCAAAATAGCCAAATCATTGAGAAACAAGGAATTGATTTCGCTTTTGAAAAGAAGGTAA
- the yaaA gene encoding peroxide stress protein YaaA, giving the protein MIAVVSPAKSLDFETNHDVKTTQPRLLECTSELIDVLQKKSPEEIQELMSISDNLAELNVDRYRKFESIHSKKNAKPSVLAFQGDVYQGLKAETFDETKMDFAQKHFRILSGLYGLLRPLDLIQPYRLEMGTKLAFDDYNTLYQYWDNKILNLLLKDLKAQGDDIILNLASVEYFKSVHKKDVPATIIDVEFKDFKNGQYKIISFYAKKARGLMSKYVIENQISDPADLRGFDYEGYYFDKSASTEKMFAFKRDSKKH; this is encoded by the coding sequence ATGATCGCAGTTGTATCTCCGGCTAAGAGCCTCGATTTTGAAACAAATCACGATGTAAAAACTACACAGCCTCGCTTGTTAGAATGCACTTCGGAGCTTATTGATGTTTTGCAGAAGAAATCTCCAGAAGAAATCCAAGAGTTGATGAGCATCAGCGATAACTTGGCTGAACTCAATGTTGATAGGTATCGAAAATTCGAATCTATACATTCTAAAAAAAATGCTAAACCTTCTGTCCTCGCTTTTCAGGGGGACGTATACCAAGGATTGAAGGCAGAAACTTTTGATGAAACAAAGATGGATTTTGCTCAAAAGCATTTCCGTATTTTGTCTGGATTGTACGGTCTGCTGAGGCCACTGGATTTGATTCAGCCCTATAGATTAGAGATGGGAACCAAGCTTGCCTTTGATGATTATAACACACTTTATCAATACTGGGACAACAAGATTTTGAATTTGCTTTTGAAAGATTTGAAAGCTCAAGGAGATGACATCATCCTTAATTTGGCTTCTGTAGAGTATTTTAAATCTGTCCATAAGAAAGATGTTCCAGCGACTATTATTGATGTAGAATTCAAAGACTTCAAAAATGGTCAATACAAAATCATCTCTTTTTATGCCAAGAAAGCAAGAGGTTTGATGTCAAAGTATGTGATAGAAAATCAAATAAGTGATCCTGCTGATTTAAGAGGTTTTGATTACGAAGGTTATTACTTTGACAAAAGTGCATCTACCGAAAAAATGTTTGCATTTAAGAGAGATAGCAAAAAACATTAG
- a CDS encoding universal stress protein, which translates to MQRILVPTEFTYLSKCALNLGMQLAKLANAEVRIASVVEPLHNDFMEERDEYSHDPTSSIRNIEITEEARARMHERAEEVSKWFPDQIIAPKILFGNKVKSLVKEVNEQAIDLVIMGGDLYEPKDLQSNEFLRQSNSPVVILKCMINQLEKFKDIIFLADVDNDSEKLISHAKELQSLLKAKIHVVRVNTPKNFLAPKRCKETLENFVSRCRLENTELVSLEAKTEIEGLMSYCETIKNAFVCLGIHERSFLQSLITSSISEGEVIANSIHPVWTFKD; encoded by the coding sequence ATGCAACGAATACTTGTACCAACGGAATTTACTTATTTAAGCAAATGTGCTCTAAACTTAGGCATGCAGCTTGCTAAGCTAGCAAACGCTGAAGTCCGGATTGCATCAGTAGTAGAGCCGCTACATAATGATTTCATGGAGGAAAGGGATGAATACAGCCATGACCCTACCTCATCTATTCGAAACATTGAAATCACAGAAGAAGCGAGAGCTCGGATGCATGAGCGTGCTGAAGAGGTTTCCAAATGGTTTCCAGATCAGATAATAGCACCCAAAATTCTATTTGGTAATAAGGTGAAATCGCTCGTTAAAGAAGTCAATGAGCAAGCCATAGATTTGGTGATCATGGGAGGTGATTTGTATGAGCCTAAAGACCTTCAATCGAACGAATTTTTAAGACAATCCAATTCTCCAGTCGTCATTCTAAAATGCATGATCAATCAGCTGGAAAAGTTTAAAGACATCATTTTTCTGGCAGATGTGGATAATGATAGTGAAAAATTGATTTCACATGCGAAAGAACTTCAAAGCTTACTCAAAGCGAAAATTCATGTAGTTCGTGTAAACACGCCGAAGAATTTTTTAGCTCCGAAAAGGTGTAAGGAGACATTAGAAAATTTTGTCTCTAGATGTAGACTTGAAAATACTGAATTGGTGAGTTTGGAAGCTAAGACGGAAATAGAAGGCCTGATGAGCTACTGTGAAACCATCAAAAATGCCTTTGTTTGCTTAGGAATTCACGAAAGAAGTTTTTTACAGTCACTCATAACGAGTTCGATTAGCGAAGGAGAGGTTATTGCCAATAGTATACATCCAGTTTGGACCTTTAAAGATTAA
- a CDS encoding CPBP family intramembrane glutamic endopeptidase produces the protein MKKVLQYLKAYQREHFDLKLYLTILIFTGICIALNYKYDFEDGVIDSYNGQPIKWLWMFLFHGGPFLIVCLILYAFGKKRDWLTDKNYWIKFIIGFGLLALDRSFYGFIEWFKYLPRLEYPFIIRCINWASSLILVVIPMLILYPFLEKDETKNYYGLSLKKFDAKPYLILLGISAVFIGIGSFIGDIQDFYPRYRGSGANFYLRENPEISESWLVTIYELCYGSSFISVELIFRGFLIFAFTRTLGGYAVLPMVITYAFLHFGKPMGETISSIFGGYVLGIISYNSRNIWGGIFIHLGVAWLMELFGWLQGLGK, from the coding sequence ATGAAGAAAGTTCTTCAATATCTTAAGGCCTACCAACGAGAACATTTTGATCTCAAGCTCTATCTGACCATCCTTATTTTCACGGGTATCTGTATTGCTTTAAACTACAAATACGATTTTGAAGATGGTGTAATAGACTCCTATAATGGGCAACCCATTAAGTGGCTGTGGATGTTTCTTTTTCACGGAGGACCCTTTCTAATTGTATGTCTTATTCTATATGCTTTTGGCAAAAAAAGAGACTGGCTTACGGACAAAAATTATTGGATCAAATTTATTATCGGGTTTGGTCTATTGGCTCTGGATCGATCTTTTTACGGTTTCATCGAGTGGTTTAAATATCTCCCACGCCTAGAATACCCCTTTATCATTCGTTGCATCAATTGGGCCTCCAGTTTAATTTTAGTCGTCATCCCTATGTTGATTCTATATCCATTTTTGGAGAAAGACGAAACCAAAAATTACTATGGATTGAGCTTGAAGAAATTTGATGCAAAACCGTACCTGATTCTCCTAGGAATATCCGCTGTATTTATCGGCATTGGTTCGTTTATAGGAGATATACAAGACTTTTATCCTAGATACCGAGGCTCTGGAGCTAACTTTTATTTAAGGGAAAATCCTGAAATTTCAGAATCCTGGTTAGTGACCATTTATGAACTTTGCTATGGAAGTAGTTTCATCTCTGTAGAACTGATTTTTAGAGGTTTTCTAATCTTTGCTTTTACTCGAACACTTGGCGGATATGCTGTCTTACCTATGGTTATCACTTATGCTTTTCTTCATTTTGGCAAGCCAATGGGAGAGACTATCAGTTCCATTTTCGGAGGATATGTTCTTGGAATTATCTCCTACAATAGCCGCAATATCTGGGGAGGAATATTTATTCATCTTGGAGTGGCTTGGTTGATGGAGCTATTTGGGTGGCTGCAGGGCCTGGGTAAATAA
- a CDS encoding NRDE family protein → MCLITFAYKAHPKYKFILAANRDEFYARPTAATHWWEDHPEILGGRDLQAHGTWMAIHRNGRFAAVTNYRDMKHIKPDAKSRGDLPVHFLLKNDSPSSYSKAVHKEGASYSGYNLITLEDEMTHVSNYDSQVNLLDAGIYGLSNALLDTSWAKVKKAKGDFKTLIEQKFDLEDLIEMMQNTETAEDGALPNTGLDYEREKALSAMCIRTPDYGTCCSTAITIDYDGNVAFMEKSYPVGDRNDEIVSFNFQIERR, encoded by the coding sequence ATGTGCCTAATCACTTTCGCCTACAAGGCTCACCCAAAATATAAGTTTATTCTTGCAGCGAATCGAGATGAGTTTTATGCACGACCTACTGCGGCTACCCATTGGTGGGAGGACCATCCTGAAATTTTGGGAGGCAGGGACCTTCAAGCGCATGGCACATGGATGGCAATTCACAGGAATGGAAGATTTGCAGCAGTTACCAATTACAGAGACATGAAGCATATAAAACCAGATGCTAAATCCAGGGGTGATTTGCCGGTCCATTTTTTACTTAAAAATGACTCACCAAGCTCTTACTCGAAAGCAGTTCACAAAGAAGGAGCCAGTTACAGTGGATATAATCTTATTACGCTAGAAGATGAAATGACTCATGTAAGTAACTACGACTCACAAGTAAACCTATTGGATGCTGGAATATATGGTTTGAGCAATGCCCTCTTAGATACGTCATGGGCGAAAGTGAAGAAAGCAAAAGGAGATTTTAAAACACTTATAGAACAAAAGTTCGATTTGGAAGATCTAATTGAAATGATGCAGAATACAGAAACCGCAGAAGACGGGGCTTTGCCGAATACTGGGCTGGATTATGAGCGTGAAAAGGCGCTTTCAGCAATGTGTATTCGAACGCCTGATTACGGAACCTGTTGTTCAACAGCAATCACGATTGATTATGATGGTAATGTGGCATTCATGGAAAAAAGCTATCCAGTGGGAGACCGGAATGATGAAATTGTATCATTTAACTTTCAAATCGAAAGAAGATAA
- a CDS encoding PaaI family thioesterase, protein MDQDHYRKLERMYLASKVNTQIFDSTTAKVSHEKAEIGLKIDPKYFHALGAIHGSVYFKLLDDAAFFAVNSIVAEVFVLTTTFNIQLIRPASEGLLRAIGTVRFKSKSLFVAESRLYNDQGKEIAFGSGNFAKSKVALSPEIGYR, encoded by the coding sequence ATGGATCAGGATCATTATAGGAAGCTTGAAAGAATGTACTTAGCCTCTAAGGTTAATACGCAAATATTTGATTCAACTACGGCGAAGGTTAGTCATGAAAAGGCAGAAATTGGATTGAAGATAGATCCAAAATATTTTCATGCACTTGGAGCTATCCATGGATCAGTCTACTTTAAGTTACTAGATGATGCAGCATTTTTTGCTGTGAATTCTATTGTCGCAGAGGTATTTGTATTGACGACTACTTTTAATATTCAATTAATTCGCCCAGCATCAGAGGGACTCCTAAGAGCAATTGGTACAGTACGATTCAAGTCTAAAAGTTTATTCGTTGCAGAATCAAGGTTGTACAATGATCAAGGCAAAGAGATTGCTTTTGGTTCTGGAAACTTTGCTAAAAGTAAAGTCGCTCTCTCACCTGAAATAGGGTATAGATGA
- a CDS encoding Nramp family divalent metal transporter has protein sequence MNILKKYFGPSTLVTAAFIGPGTLTVCTISGANFGYTLLWVLLFATLATIILQEMTARLGLITQGGLGEAIRSNIKNLGVRIMAVTLVFTAIIIGNAAYEAGNISGAVLGIEGVVGSRVPWALVIGGVSFGVLYIGRFKLIEQILIGLVILMSIVFLVTAIVVKPDLGDLFSGFVPSFTENNQLAILGLIGTTIVPYNLFLHASSVSQKWKNADQLGDLQKENVIAIGLGGLISMAIVITSAATIFGVGVSGINEMATQLEPLLGSWAKYFLALGLFAAGISSSITAPLAAAYTAQGIFGWKVDAKDVKFRAIWVLILVVGTVFSMIGYKPIEVIQVAQIANGILLPVIVFFLIYLCNKKSLLKNYVNKSWQNGLAILVILVSLIVSFRSLNSVFGFL, from the coding sequence ATGAACATCCTTAAAAAATACTTTGGACCAAGTACATTGGTGACTGCTGCATTCATAGGGCCTGGTACATTGACAGTGTGTACCATATCGGGAGCCAACTTTGGATATACACTATTGTGGGTCTTGCTCTTTGCTACTCTAGCTACAATCATTCTTCAGGAAATGACAGCTAGACTTGGACTAATTACTCAAGGGGGCTTAGGTGAGGCTATTCGATCCAATATCAAAAATTTGGGAGTAAGGATAATGGCTGTTACCTTGGTTTTTACTGCCATAATAATTGGAAATGCAGCTTATGAGGCTGGCAATATTTCTGGAGCAGTTTTAGGAATAGAAGGCGTTGTGGGATCAAGAGTTCCTTGGGCTTTAGTAATTGGAGGAGTCTCATTTGGTGTTCTGTACATTGGTAGATTTAAATTGATCGAACAGATCTTGATAGGACTAGTCATTCTAATGAGCATTGTTTTTCTAGTGACGGCAATTGTGGTGAAACCGGATTTAGGAGATTTGTTTTCAGGATTTGTGCCTTCTTTTACTGAGAATAATCAGCTGGCAATTCTTGGGCTTATTGGAACTACCATCGTTCCGTACAATTTGTTCCTTCACGCTTCTTCGGTAAGTCAAAAATGGAAAAACGCAGATCAACTTGGCGATTTGCAAAAAGAAAATGTAATCGCAATTGGACTTGGAGGTTTGATCTCCATGGCGATCGTTATTACAAGTGCAGCTACCATCTTTGGTGTAGGTGTTTCTGGAATCAATGAGATGGCTACACAATTGGAACCACTTCTTGGAAGCTGGGCTAAATACTTCTTAGCATTGGGCCTCTTTGCGGCAGGAATTTCATCTTCTATTACAGCACCGCTAGCAGCAGCTTATACAGCACAGGGCATTTTTGGATGGAAGGTAGATGCGAAGGACGTTAAATTTCGAGCGATTTGGGTCCTCATTCTCGTTGTGGGAACTGTATTTTCAATGATTGGATACAAGCCGATTGAAGTTATTCAAGTCGCGCAAATTGCTAATGGAATTTTGCTGCCTGTTATTGTATTCTTTCTGATCTACCTATGCAATAAAAAATCACTTTTGAAAAACTATGTGAATAAATCATGGCAGAACGGGCTAGCCATCTTAGTCATACTAGTGAGCCTTATTGTAAGTTTTAGGAGTTTAAATAGTGTGTTCGGATTTTTATAA
- the pxpA gene encoding 5-oxoprolinase subunit PxpA encodes MFSIDLNADLGEHPDSNLDEMIMPFISSCNIACGGHIGDETSVRQTLILAKRFNVAVGAHPSYSDKENFGRKILDIQPGKLAEDVKEQISLVSRICQEEGVTLHHIKPHGALYNHAASNRFVSELILEVLKDTVPGIYWMGFASSESEKIAKENNYPFITEGFADRKYESDGSLRLRTLEGAVLNPRQVLDQVEEIVINHRVHAEEWIDLSIQSLCLHGDTKGAVTLSKEINQHLVTKGVQITAVQ; translated from the coding sequence ATGTTTTCAATTGACCTAAATGCCGACTTAGGAGAGCATCCAGATTCTAATCTTGATGAAATGATCATGCCATTCATTTCTTCATGTAACATTGCTTGTGGCGGGCATATTGGTGATGAGACCTCCGTTAGGCAGACCCTTATTTTGGCGAAAAGATTTAACGTAGCAGTGGGAGCGCACCCTTCTTATTCAGATAAAGAAAATTTCGGAAGAAAAATTTTAGATATCCAGCCAGGAAAGCTAGCTGAAGACGTCAAAGAGCAGATTTCATTGGTTTCTCGAATCTGTCAAGAAGAGGGAGTTACCCTTCATCACATCAAACCACATGGGGCTTTGTATAATCATGCAGCGTCTAATAGATTTGTTTCTGAGCTTATTCTTGAAGTATTAAAGGATACAGTACCAGGTATTTATTGGATGGGTTTTGCAAGCTCTGAATCGGAAAAAATAGCAAAAGAGAATAATTATCCATTCATAACAGAAGGATTTGCAGATCGTAAATATGAATCGGATGGTTCACTCCGATTAAGAACATTGGAAGGTGCGGTTTTGAATCCCCGACAAGTATTAGATCAGGTAGAGGAAATTGTGATTAATCATCGGGTGCATGCTGAAGAATGGATAGACTTAAGTATTCAATCCCTATGCCTACATGGAGATACCAAAGGGGCAGTAACTTTATCTAAAGAAATCAATCAACATCTTGTCACTAAAGGAGTCCAAATCACTGCAGTTCAATGA
- a CDS encoding allophanate hydrolase subunit 1, with the protein MSLKESKSLQFNEIIWEVSLLGEQVILLKCPKQTPIEKIHESTHVIERELGQRLVDIVPAYHSIAVFTTIPLEELIDLLQKAQIKPSNNSSEKEHIELPICYELGLDIELVALKKGLKVEELIAIHLAGKYRISFIGFTPGFIYADGLDETLSCSRLENPRKKVLAGSVGIGGGQTGIYSLDSPGGWNIIGLTPVKLFDPVKQPPMMIDVGSSYNFYRITQEEFESWGS; encoded by the coding sequence TTGTCACTAAAGGAGTCCAAATCACTGCAGTTCAATGAAATTATCTGGGAGGTTTCCCTATTAGGAGAGCAGGTGATTTTGCTCAAATGCCCGAAGCAAACTCCGATTGAAAAAATCCATGAAAGCACGCATGTCATTGAGCGAGAATTAGGTCAAAGGCTAGTGGATATTGTTCCAGCTTATCATTCTATAGCAGTGTTCACGACTATCCCACTTGAAGAGTTGATTGATTTATTGCAAAAAGCACAAATAAAACCGTCAAATAATTCTAGCGAAAAAGAGCATATAGAACTTCCAATTTGCTATGAGTTAGGTCTAGATATTGAATTAGTTGCTTTGAAGAAAGGGCTTAAGGTTGAAGAATTGATTGCCATTCATTTAGCAGGGAAGTATCGCATTTCTTTTATCGGGTTCACTCCCGGATTCATTTATGCTGATGGATTAGATGAAACACTTTCCTGTTCAAGGCTTGAGAATCCTAGGAAGAAGGTTTTGGCTGGTTCAGTTGGAATTGGCGGAGGTCAAACAGGAATCTATTCGCTTGATAGTCCTGGGGGATGGAACATCATTGGACTAACTCCAGTCAAGCTATTTGATCCCGTAAAACAACCTCCAATGATGATTGATGTTGGGAGTTCGTATAACTTTTATAGAATCACACAAGAAGAATTTGAGTCATGGGGAAGTTGA